Proteins from one Coregonus clupeaformis isolate EN_2021a chromosome 29, ASM2061545v1, whole genome shotgun sequence genomic window:
- the LOC121544862 gene encoding heat shock 70 kDa protein 4L isoform X2 produces MSVVGIDVGFQNCYIAVARSGGIETIANEYSDRCTPAWVSLASKNRTIGNAAKGQIITNFKNTVHGFKKFHGRAFDDPYVQGEKPKLPYSLHKLANGNTGIKVRYLDEDKVFTIEQVTAMLLTKLKETSESALKKPVVDCVISVPSFFTDAERRSVMDATQIAGLNCLRLINDTTAVALAYGIYKQDLPTPEEKPRNVVFVDLGHSSFQVSISAFNKGKLKVLATAFDPYLGGRNFDEALVDHFCEEFKARYKLNVRENPRAILRLSQECEKLKKLMSANCSDLPINIECFMNDIDVTGKMNRVQFEELCAPFLMRVEAPLKAVMEQSKLSRDEIYAVEVVGGATRIPSIKERISKFFGKDVSTTLNADEAVARGCALQCAILSPAFKVREFSITDVVPFPITLRWKSPTEDGVGECEVYSKNHAAPFSKVITFHKKEPFDLEAFYSLPQELPYPDIRIGSFSVQNVVPQPDGESSKVKVKVRVNVHGIFSVSSASLIEKQKGEGEDVQMDMEPTVQNEGRPEDQTKMQVDQESQGQGDQQNEDVSSCSKERVPGEKQDPAAGGSKPKVKVKSTDLPILANTIRQLDRGVLNDFVEYEGQMIVQDKLEKERNDAKNAVEEYVYDLRDKLCGIYEKYTTVEDSNRLTMMLEDTENWLYEEGEDQAKQVYVDKLEDLKRFGQPIQDRHREQEDRPRAFEEMGKKIQLYMKAVELYKQKDERYQHLNAEEMSSVEKCVNESMGWMNSKMNAQSKLTIAQDPVVKVADIISKIQELDEVCNPVVNRPKPKAEDMSEENYKSNGAHNGPRQGADGKGEAKGSNQTKPPSGEMEID; encoded by the exons TAACAAACTTCAAAAACACAGTCCATGGCTTCAAGAAGTTCCATGGCAGAGCGTTCGATGACCCATATGTCCAGGGGGAGAAACCCAAGTTGCCTTACAGCTTGCACAAGCTGGCCAATGGCAACACTGGAATCAAG GTGCGTTACCTGGATGAGGACAAAGTGTTCACAATTGAGCAGGTAACAGCAATGCTGCTGACCAAGCTGAAGGAAACTTCAGAGAGTGCCCTCAAGAAGCCAGTTGTGGACTGTGTGATCTCT GTCCCAAGTTTTTTCACCGATGCAGAGAGGAGGTCTGTGATGGACGCCACCCAAATTGCAGGGTTGAACTGTCTGCGTTTGATCAATGACACCACAGCAG TGGCCCTGGCCTATGGGATCTACAAGCAGGACCTGCCCACCCCAGAGGAGAAGCCACGCAATGTGGTGTTCGTGGACCTTGGACATTCATCATTTCAGGTCTCCATATCAGCCTTCAACAAAGGCAAACTCAAG GTCCTGGCCACAGCCTTTGACCCCTACCTTGGTGGGCGTAACTTTGATGAGGCACTTGTGGATCACTTCTGTGAGGAGTTCAAGGCAAGGTACAAGCTGAACGTGAGGGAGAACCCCAGGGCTATTCTGCGGCTGTCTCAGGAATGTGAGAAACTGAAGAAGTTGATGAGCGCCAACTGCTCTGACCTTCCCATTAACATCGAGTGCTTCATGAATGACATTGATGTGACAGGCAAGATGAACAG AGTCCAGTTTGAAGAACTTTGTGCACCATTTCTGATGAGAGTAGAGGCACCATTGAAAGCAGTTATGGAACAATCAA aGCTGAGCCGGGATGAGATCTATGCAGTGGAGGTGGTAGGAGGAGCCACCAGGATCCCTTCCATTAAAGAGAGGATCTCCAAGTTCTTTGGCAAAGATGTTAGCACCACACTCAACGCAGATGAGGCTGTGGCACGGGGCTGTGCTCTTCAG tgtgcaATTCTGTCACCAGCGTTTAAGGTGCGTGAATTCTCTATCACTGATGTGGTTCCCTTTCCCATCACCCTGCGTTGGAAGTCCCCCACAGAAGATGGAGTTGG AGAATGTGAGGTGTACAGTAAGAACCATGCAGCACCCTTCTCCAAAGTCATCACCTTCCACAAGAAGGAGCCCTTTGACTTGGAAGCATTCTACAGCCTCCCACAGGAGCTGCCTTACCCGGACATCAGGATAG GGAGTTTTTCTGTGCAGAATGTGGTGCCACAGCCTGATGGAGAGAGCTCCAAAGTGAAGGTCAAAGTGCGCGTCAATGTGCACGGCATCTTCAGTGTTTCCAGCGCCTCCCTGATCGAGAAGCAGAAGGGTGAAGGAGAGGATGTTCAGATGGACATGGAACCCACTGTGCAGAATGAAGGAAGGCCAGAGGACcag ACTAAAATGCAGGTGGACCAGGAGAGTCAAGGCCAGGGGGACCAGCAGAATGAGGATGTCAGCTCCTGCAGTAAG GAGAGAGTCCCTGGTGAGAAGCAGGACCCAGCAGCAGGGGGAAGCAAGCCCAAAGTCAAAGTGAAAAGCACTGACCTTCCCATCCTGGCCAACACCATCAGACAGCTGGACAGGGGAGTCCTCAATGACTTTGTGGAGTATGAG GGCCAGATGATCGTCCAGGACAagctggagaaagagaggaatgaTGCTAAAAATGCTGTGGAGGAATATGTGTACGACCTGCGGGACAAACTGTGTGGCATCTATGAGAAGTACACCACTGTGGAG GACAGTAATCGTCTGACAATGATGCTCGAGGACACAGAGAACTGGCTTtatgaggagggagaggaccaagcCAAACAGGTCTATGTGGACAAGCTGGAAGATCTCAAG AGGTTTGGCCAGCCCATTCAGGACAGGCACAGGGAGCAGGAGGACAGGCCGAGAGCATTTGAAGAGATGGGCAAGAAGATCCAACTCTATATGAAGGCTGTGGAGCTTTATAAACAGAAG GATGAACGTTACCAGCATCTGAATGCTGAGGAGATGAGCAGTGTGGAGAAGTGTGTAAATGAAAGCATGGGCTGGATGAACAGCAAGATGAACGCCCAGAGCAAACTCACCATTGCCCAGGACCCAGTCGTCAAAGTAGCAGACATAATTtccaaaatacag GAACTGGATGAAGTATGCAACCCAGTGGTCAACCGGCCGAAGCCCAAAGCAGAGGATATGTCAGAGGAGAACTACAAGAGCAACGGGGCCCATAACGGCCCAAGGCAAGGAGCTGACGGGAAGGGAGAGGCAAAGGGAAGCAACCAGACAAAGCCTCCCTCAGGAGAGATGGAAATTGACTGA
- the LOC121544862 gene encoding heat shock 70 kDa protein 4L isoform X1 yields MSVVGIDVGFQNCYIAVARSGGIETIANEYSDRCTPAWVSLASKNRTIGNAAKGQIITNFKNTVHGFKKFHGRAFDDPYVQGEKPKLPYSLHKLANGNTGIKVRYLDEDKVFTIEQVTAMLLTKLKETSESALKKPVVDCVISVPSFFTDAERRSVMDATQIAGLNCLRLINDTTAVALAYGIYKQDLPTPEEKPRNVVFVDLGHSSFQVSISAFNKGKLKVLATAFDPYLGGRNFDEALVDHFCEEFKARYKLNVRENPRAILRLSQECEKLKKLMSANCSDLPINIECFMNDIDVTGKMNRVQFEELCAPFLMRVEAPLKAVMEQSKLSRDEIYAVEVVGGATRIPSIKERISKFFGKDVSTTLNADEAVARGCALQCAILSPAFKVREFSITDVVPFPITLRWKSPTEDGVGECEVYSKNHAAPFSKVITFHKKEPFDLEAFYSLPQELPYPDIRIGSFSVQNVVPQPDGESSKVKVKVRVNVHGIFSVSSASLIEKQKGEGEDVQMDMEPTVQNEGRPEDQLHPCPLIEDDTFNYMEETKMQVDQESQGQGDQQNEDVSSCSKERVPGEKQDPAAGGSKPKVKVKSTDLPILANTIRQLDRGVLNDFVEYEGQMIVQDKLEKERNDAKNAVEEYVYDLRDKLCGIYEKYTTVEDSNRLTMMLEDTENWLYEEGEDQAKQVYVDKLEDLKRFGQPIQDRHREQEDRPRAFEEMGKKIQLYMKAVELYKQKDERYQHLNAEEMSSVEKCVNESMGWMNSKMNAQSKLTIAQDPVVKVADIISKIQELDEVCNPVVNRPKPKAEDMSEENYKSNGAHNGPRQGADGKGEAKGSNQTKPPSGEMEID; encoded by the exons TAACAAACTTCAAAAACACAGTCCATGGCTTCAAGAAGTTCCATGGCAGAGCGTTCGATGACCCATATGTCCAGGGGGAGAAACCCAAGTTGCCTTACAGCTTGCACAAGCTGGCCAATGGCAACACTGGAATCAAG GTGCGTTACCTGGATGAGGACAAAGTGTTCACAATTGAGCAGGTAACAGCAATGCTGCTGACCAAGCTGAAGGAAACTTCAGAGAGTGCCCTCAAGAAGCCAGTTGTGGACTGTGTGATCTCT GTCCCAAGTTTTTTCACCGATGCAGAGAGGAGGTCTGTGATGGACGCCACCCAAATTGCAGGGTTGAACTGTCTGCGTTTGATCAATGACACCACAGCAG TGGCCCTGGCCTATGGGATCTACAAGCAGGACCTGCCCACCCCAGAGGAGAAGCCACGCAATGTGGTGTTCGTGGACCTTGGACATTCATCATTTCAGGTCTCCATATCAGCCTTCAACAAAGGCAAACTCAAG GTCCTGGCCACAGCCTTTGACCCCTACCTTGGTGGGCGTAACTTTGATGAGGCACTTGTGGATCACTTCTGTGAGGAGTTCAAGGCAAGGTACAAGCTGAACGTGAGGGAGAACCCCAGGGCTATTCTGCGGCTGTCTCAGGAATGTGAGAAACTGAAGAAGTTGATGAGCGCCAACTGCTCTGACCTTCCCATTAACATCGAGTGCTTCATGAATGACATTGATGTGACAGGCAAGATGAACAG AGTCCAGTTTGAAGAACTTTGTGCACCATTTCTGATGAGAGTAGAGGCACCATTGAAAGCAGTTATGGAACAATCAA aGCTGAGCCGGGATGAGATCTATGCAGTGGAGGTGGTAGGAGGAGCCACCAGGATCCCTTCCATTAAAGAGAGGATCTCCAAGTTCTTTGGCAAAGATGTTAGCACCACACTCAACGCAGATGAGGCTGTGGCACGGGGCTGTGCTCTTCAG tgtgcaATTCTGTCACCAGCGTTTAAGGTGCGTGAATTCTCTATCACTGATGTGGTTCCCTTTCCCATCACCCTGCGTTGGAAGTCCCCCACAGAAGATGGAGTTGG AGAATGTGAGGTGTACAGTAAGAACCATGCAGCACCCTTCTCCAAAGTCATCACCTTCCACAAGAAGGAGCCCTTTGACTTGGAAGCATTCTACAGCCTCCCACAGGAGCTGCCTTACCCGGACATCAGGATAG GGAGTTTTTCTGTGCAGAATGTGGTGCCACAGCCTGATGGAGAGAGCTCCAAAGTGAAGGTCAAAGTGCGCGTCAATGTGCACGGCATCTTCAGTGTTTCCAGCGCCTCCCTGATCGAGAAGCAGAAGGGTGAAGGAGAGGATGTTCAGATGGACATGGAACCCACTGTGCAGAATGAAGGAAGGCCAGAGGACcag CTGCACCCCTGTCCTCTCATTGAAGATGACACCTTTAACTATATGGAGGAG ACTAAAATGCAGGTGGACCAGGAGAGTCAAGGCCAGGGGGACCAGCAGAATGAGGATGTCAGCTCCTGCAGTAAG GAGAGAGTCCCTGGTGAGAAGCAGGACCCAGCAGCAGGGGGAAGCAAGCCCAAAGTCAAAGTGAAAAGCACTGACCTTCCCATCCTGGCCAACACCATCAGACAGCTGGACAGGGGAGTCCTCAATGACTTTGTGGAGTATGAG GGCCAGATGATCGTCCAGGACAagctggagaaagagaggaatgaTGCTAAAAATGCTGTGGAGGAATATGTGTACGACCTGCGGGACAAACTGTGTGGCATCTATGAGAAGTACACCACTGTGGAG GACAGTAATCGTCTGACAATGATGCTCGAGGACACAGAGAACTGGCTTtatgaggagggagaggaccaagcCAAACAGGTCTATGTGGACAAGCTGGAAGATCTCAAG AGGTTTGGCCAGCCCATTCAGGACAGGCACAGGGAGCAGGAGGACAGGCCGAGAGCATTTGAAGAGATGGGCAAGAAGATCCAACTCTATATGAAGGCTGTGGAGCTTTATAAACAGAAG GATGAACGTTACCAGCATCTGAATGCTGAGGAGATGAGCAGTGTGGAGAAGTGTGTAAATGAAAGCATGGGCTGGATGAACAGCAAGATGAACGCCCAGAGCAAACTCACCATTGCCCAGGACCCAGTCGTCAAAGTAGCAGACATAATTtccaaaatacag GAACTGGATGAAGTATGCAACCCAGTGGTCAACCGGCCGAAGCCCAAAGCAGAGGATATGTCAGAGGAGAACTACAAGAGCAACGGGGCCCATAACGGCCCAAGGCAAGGAGCTGACGGGAAGGGAGAGGCAAAGGGAAGCAACCAGACAAAGCCTCCCTCAGGAGAGATGGAAATTGACTGA